In a single window of the Thermofilum uzonense genome:
- a CDS encoding metallophosphoesterase family protein — MGRIRLLALSDVHGKEDIVDKFLEWVKRDNVSYDIIVAAGDIGNPQRPGSMCRILAKISRVLQKPVYYVKGNWDVEDDCDVPKVFNLDATGPIYLNDIALVGHGRSAEPFRLEHQVKTIILVTHYPPFSILDKGKVIDSYHHSPHAGVIEINYLIDYYRPNVHIFGHSHSFGGLEIEHNGTLYVNVARLDRLLKSGEPIGNYAIIDVSSSGEVKVEWRFINGVWKKCSSCGRIVHIPEKWSLCRKCAHKSDLKFTKVTGVPYRNMLVFSDGVTREVLAKKEVKIPFYTIRDNVTLDDFLDIIVTRVFKETFTRDGTRILEVPKDKVIEFYGNRREPLTPFSEYLFACNEKIKEQKLCLLMKVFSVDKRAHVFWRINQNNPLSIENEFILFREGILLPESQLLKKLADINFRVISYKFEAI; from the coding sequence ATAGTTGATAAGTTCCTAGAATGGGTTAAGAGGGACAACGTTTCATATGATATTATAGTAGCCGCAGGAGACATAGGAAATCCCCAGAGACCCGGGAGCATGTGTAGAATTCTAGCTAAGATATCTAGGGTTTTACAGAAACCCGTCTATTATGTTAAGGGAAATTGGGATGTTGAAGACGACTGTGACGTCCCAAAAGTCTTCAACCTTGACGCAACAGGTCCAATATATTTAAACGATATAGCTCTCGTCGGGCATGGTAGGAGCGCGGAGCCCTTCAGGCTCGAGCATCAGGTCAAAACAATCATACTTGTTACCCATTACCCTCCTTTCAGCATACTCGATAAGGGTAAAGTAATAGACAGCTATCATCATTCACCGCATGCAGGAGTTATTGAAATAAACTATCTGATAGACTATTATCGCCCTAATGTTCACATCTTTGGACACAGCCACAGCTTTGGAGGATTGGAAATAGAACATAACGGAACACTGTACGTGAACGTCGCTCGACTTGACCGGCTTTTGAAGTCCGGCGAGCCTATAGGCAACTACGCTATAATAGATGTATCAAGCAGTGGTGAAGTAAAAGTCGAGTGGCGTTTCATTAACGGGGTATGGAAGAAGTGTTCTAGCTGTGGGAGGATCGTACATATCCCTGAAAAATGGTCTCTTTGCCGTAAGTGTGCTCATAAGTCCGATTTGAAGTTTACAAAGGTGACAGGCGTACCATATAGAAACATGCTTGTGTTCAGCGATGGTGTAACCAGAGAAGTTTTAGCAAAGAAAGAAGTAAAAATACCTTTCTACACTATACGAGACAATGTCACATTGGATGATTTCCTAGACATTATAGTGACCAGGGTATTCAAGGAGACATTCACAAGGGACGGGACGCGGATACTTGAAGTTCCAAAAGATAAGGTTATTGAGTTTTACGGCAACAGGCGTGAGCCTTTGACTCCCTTTAGCGAGTATCTATTTGCATGCAATGAAAAAATTAAGGAGCAAAAACTCTGTCTTCTAATGAAGGTTTTCTCAGTCGATAAAAGAGCACATGTATTTTGGAGAATAAACCAGAACAACCCCCTAAGCATCGAGAACGAGTTTATCCTATTCAGAGAAGGAATTCTATTACCTGAGTCACAACTCCTGAAAAAGCTCGCAGACATTAACTTCAGAGTAATATCCTACAAATTTGAGGCGATCTAA
- a CDS encoding diacylglycerol/polyprenol kinase family protein, translating to MSTTWREIYRKIVHVALSLLLFAPFYFKLPPPLNPYSYYSLGLFLAAFINSVVVKKDKLTLEINALRDELHRFAESIGDIAKMPISILEEILTDFHSFVEKQLSLLERDYEKREGYVGLLYGIIGATSSLLVDPSHAFYGIVALAVVDVLASMSSLLIWNKGKTMGGEAIAFLSFAIILMSLGVPVLQSILVSAVATLSEYFSPEDNLTVPFFTTIAAFILKLPERHPL from the coding sequence GTGAGCACCACCTGGCGCGAAATTTATAGGAAGATTGTTCACGTCGCTTTAAGTCTTCTCTTATTTGCCCCTTTTTACTTCAAGCTTCCTCCTCCTCTAAATCCCTATAGTTACTACTCGCTTGGACTCTTCTTGGCAGCATTTATAAACAGCGTTGTGGTGAAGAAAGATAAACTTACCTTAGAGATAAACGCGTTACGAGATGAACTACACCGATTTGCGGAGAGTATTGGAGACATAGCTAAAATGCCAATATCGATACTAGAGGAGATTCTCACAGATTTTCATAGTTTTGTCGAGAAGCAGCTTTCACTGCTAGAAAGAGACTACGAGAAAAGAGAAGGTTACGTTGGACTTCTTTACGGAATAATCGGGGCGACGTCAAGCCTTCTCGTTGACCCCAGCCATGCATTCTACGGGATAGTTGCGCTGGCAGTTGTAGATGTCTTGGCGTCTATGTCCAGCCTTTTGATTTGGAATAAAGGTAAAACCATGGGTGGCGAGGCAATAGCTTTTCTCTCCTTTGCAATAATACTCATGAGTCTCGGAGTTCCGGTGCTTCAAAGCATTCTAGTTTCAGCGGTAGCTACGCTCTCAGAGTATTTCTCCCCTGAAGATAATCTCACAGTTCCCTTCTTCACAACTATTGCTGCATTTATCCTAAAGCTACCTGAGAGGCATCCGCTATAA
- a CDS encoding carboxypeptidase regulatory-like domain-containing protein, translated as MINGKTFLVLLVLLLALAAYSFSAPMYTTATIDFTTAFEAFLPYGNKLFVMFTNGTISKIDFETGKVNSRIIFPFGADISCLATNGSVFVVVDRTGTVVILNSSSLQVLASLNAKAKSDEIEVARCALSADGRFLAMSMIYSVEKVKLDRLIVLDLKRNLRIFERDVNSRDVLVRIFSMDFSNNFLVVETIDTLCELCQLTDNRIEVYRVSGNGVEKVATQITGLTSKAIGNNFILFQKVKDENGLHNTSILTLPNLQLRATKMMPPIKQMIPLKNGFAIIGSDGILSLCTYNLECNSVLKLPASRSVNLVTDDGVAVFTVSDVTFYTFDRKGAPTLQMRQQVNWSSVPFDPESGKNTETLYVAAYGSRRLVVIYPLTRALFYLRVIDSEGTPVSNATIILSDSSKTLTLFTNSTGYATGLIPIGNYTVEILKQGYSQNTFTLQLAQPIMYMTATLSKEPPKRVTLTFNVTDENGKPIPGAKITVKGPETYELWTTAQGITMVEALKGNYSATIEAPLYQSRILDISLKTPLTLKVTLKRLTFNLIVKSTQNSTGRIAVTRLDEASDTIFLDIQPSSMYVKTLEAGSYQLSITGFPEGLRCTLNNTSNILVNWREGIKEIFINYSCVRLENVNLVSVERVLQVLSNETIASRRLNKTLSLGYVTILGGSNLDLSYLSHDKILIIELFYTQCTGCKYLLPTLKLLSSQNDTVVVSLTVSPSDTPEMLRRYSIENNITWPLGIDSLNVRAQVNASSFPTVLVVKDGKLIFMGIGARKELEETKAKYSFLFNSSSIPLNFITNKSVLPEMLILSGTLIILFALVQGDSSAGKEREDETHSFGSYSGDVYPISDSLRRDDTETLELDADYFNEDYNAY; from the coding sequence ATGATTAATGGAAAAACCTTCCTAGTGCTTCTTGTACTACTTCTTGCCTTAGCAGCTTACTCGTTTTCAGCACCGATGTATACAACAGCCACAATAGACTTTACAACAGCTTTCGAGGCCTTTTTACCCTATGGGAATAAGCTATTCGTCATGTTTACTAATGGAACTATCTCTAAAATAGACTTTGAAACCGGAAAAGTAAACTCTCGAATAATTTTTCCCTTCGGAGCTGATATTTCATGCTTAGCGACTAACGGCTCTGTTTTTGTGGTTGTCGACAGGACTGGGACGGTTGTCATTTTAAACTCTTCTAGTCTTCAAGTCTTAGCCTCCTTAAATGCCAAGGCTAAGAGTGATGAGATCGAAGTCGCTCGTTGCGCCCTAAGCGCTGATGGAAGATTTCTTGCCATGAGCATGATTTATTCAGTCGAGAAGGTCAAACTTGACAGACTGATAGTTCTAGATCTTAAGAGAAACCTCCGCATATTTGAAAGAGATGTAAATTCCCGGGACGTTCTCGTGAGGATATTTTCAATGGATTTTTCCAATAACTTTCTTGTCGTTGAGACCATAGATACTCTATGCGAGCTGTGCCAGCTTACAGATAACAGGATCGAGGTATACAGGGTGTCCGGAAACGGAGTGGAGAAGGTAGCTACACAGATAACAGGTCTAACCTCGAAAGCTATCGGGAACAATTTTATTTTGTTCCAAAAAGTTAAGGACGAGAACGGTCTCCACAACACCTCAATACTCACATTACCTAACCTTCAGCTAAGGGCCACAAAAATGATGCCTCCTATAAAACAGATGATTCCTCTTAAAAACGGTTTTGCTATAATCGGATCCGATGGCATCCTAAGTCTGTGCACATACAACCTTGAATGCAACAGTGTACTTAAACTACCAGCTTCACGTTCTGTTAACCTAGTCACAGATGACGGGGTTGCTGTGTTCACTGTTAGTGACGTGACTTTCTATACATTCGACAGGAAAGGCGCTCCAACTCTCCAGATGAGACAACAGGTTAACTGGAGCAGCGTTCCTTTTGATCCGGAATCTGGAAAAAACACAGAAACCTTATATGTTGCAGCTTACGGTAGCAGGAGACTAGTCGTTATATATCCACTCACACGTGCTCTTTTTTATTTAAGGGTTATTGACAGTGAGGGAACCCCCGTCTCTAATGCTACAATAATTTTATCTGATTCCTCTAAAACCCTTACACTTTTCACGAATTCTACAGGTTATGCTACAGGTCTAATACCAATAGGTAATTATACTGTTGAGATACTGAAACAGGGATACTCGCAAAACACCTTCACACTACAGCTAGCTCAACCTATCATGTATATGACTGCGACGTTGTCCAAAGAACCCCCTAAAAGGGTTACACTTACGTTTAATGTTACAGACGAAAACGGGAAACCCATTCCCGGTGCGAAAATAACAGTAAAGGGACCTGAAACCTATGAATTATGGACGACGGCTCAAGGCATCACCATGGTTGAGGCTCTAAAAGGAAACTATTCAGCGACCATTGAGGCTCCGCTATACCAGTCTAGAATCCTCGACATATCTCTCAAGACACCATTAACGCTTAAAGTGACGCTTAAACGTTTAACATTTAACTTAATAGTGAAATCCACACAAAACTCTACTGGTAGGATTGCGGTCACAAGGTTGGACGAGGCTTCGGATACCATTTTCCTTGATATACAACCATCTTCGATGTACGTCAAGACGCTTGAAGCCGGATCCTACCAGCTGTCAATTACTGGTTTCCCGGAAGGGCTCCGATGCACTCTAAATAATACAAGTAATATATTAGTGAATTGGCGGGAAGGTATAAAGGAAATATTCATCAATTATTCCTGTGTCAGACTGGAAAATGTTAATTTGGTCTCAGTAGAGCGTGTATTACAGGTTCTTTCAAACGAGACAATAGCTAGTAGAAGACTGAATAAAACGCTAAGCCTCGGATATGTGACTATTCTTGGAGGCAGTAATCTCGACTTATCGTATCTATCCCATGACAAGATACTGATAATAGAGCTGTTCTATACTCAATGCACAGGCTGTAAATACCTGCTTCCGACACTTAAACTGCTCTCGAGTCAGAACGACACAGTGGTAGTATCTCTCACCGTATCCCCATCAGATACCCCCGAAATGCTTCGAAGATATTCTATTGAGAATAACATCACTTGGCCCCTGGGGATCGACAGTCTCAACGTTAGAGCTCAAGTTAATGCCTCAAGTTTTCCCACAGTTCTAGTAGTTAAAGATGGGAAGCTCATCTTCATGGGAATAGGCGCGCGAAAGGAACTCGAAGAAACAAAAGCAAAATACTCTTTTCTCTTCAACTCAAGTTCCATACCGTTAAACTTTATCACGAACAAATCCGTCTTACCAGAAATGTTAATATTGTCGGGAACTCTAATTATTCTGTTCGCATTGGTCCAGGGTGATTCAAGTGCCGGTAAGGAGAGAGAAGATGAAACGCATAGTTTCGGCTCTTATAGTGGCGATGTTTATCCTATCAGTGATAGCTTACGTCGCGACGACACTGAAACCCTAGAGTTAGACGCAGACTACTTTAATGAAGACTATAACGCATACTGA
- the uppS gene encoding polyprenyl diphosphate synthase, with protein MSWRSVAHILGLYRVYEYLLEQEVKRGDIPKHVAFILDGNRRWARVRRFPPWFGHRHGAEKAEEVLDWCYDLGVKTVTLFVLSTENLKKRSEEEIREIFKVLEEKLVKLRDSGEIEKRKVHVRFIGDKSLLPSSVREKIEDIERKSSVYSERFLNIAIAYGGRWEIVEAVRRLVKDVKTGKLDEDEISEEVFARYLLTGDQPHPDPDLVIRTSGEERISNFLLWQIAYSELVFLDVYWPDFRKIDLLRAIRIYQSRHRRFGG; from the coding sequence ATGTCTTGGAGGTCAGTAGCCCACATCTTGGGCTTATATAGGGTCTACGAGTATCTTCTAGAACAGGAAGTTAAAAGAGGCGACATTCCTAAACACGTTGCCTTTATACTGGATGGTAACAGAAGATGGGCTAGGGTCAGGAGGTTCCCACCTTGGTTTGGACACAGACATGGTGCCGAAAAGGCCGAGGAGGTTCTTGACTGGTGTTACGATCTTGGAGTAAAAACGGTGACCTTGTTTGTTTTGTCGACAGAGAATCTTAAAAAACGGAGTGAGGAGGAGATACGAGAGATTTTCAAGGTACTGGAAGAGAAGCTCGTGAAGCTTAGAGACTCGGGTGAGATCGAAAAGAGAAAGGTTCACGTGAGGTTTATAGGGGACAAGTCTCTTCTACCCTCTAGTGTTCGTGAGAAGATAGAGGATATTGAGAGAAAATCTTCGGTATACAGTGAAAGATTCTTGAATATTGCTATTGCCTATGGGGGGAGATGGGAAATCGTTGAGGCTGTTCGGAGACTAGTCAAGGACGTCAAGACAGGTAAGCTCGACGAGGATGAAATTAGTGAAGAAGTTTTTGCACGGTATCTTCTCACTGGTGACCAGCCACACCCGGATCCTGACCTCGTCATACGTACCAGTGGCGAGGAGCGAATAAGCAACTTTTTGCTCTGGCAGATTGCGTACTCTGAGCTCGTCTTCCTGGACGTATACTGGCCTGATTTCAGAAAGATTGATCTTCTGCGTGCTATAAGGATTTATCAATCGAGACATAGAAGGTTTGGAGGGTAA
- the deoC gene encoding deoxyribose-phosphate aldolase, translated as MLKLFSRSLEELENPVEEIKHLIDHTNLRPEASLSDLEKTCKEANEYGFYACCIPPFFVKQARQLVRGETKVVTVVGFPHGNSPVEAKELEVKRAFESGADEVDAVINISLVRSGRINEALEEVKRLLEVTRSYGGVLKIIIETGYLEEKTIYEVSKALAATGVHFVKTSTGFGPRGATPEDILIMRDAVKGTGTKIKAAGGIRTGLQAMYFYLLGVDRIGTSSSLQILSDLKRIFKS; from the coding sequence ATGCTAAAGCTTTTTTCTCGAAGTTTAGAGGAGTTAGAAAACCCAGTGGAGGAAATAAAACACTTAATCGATCATACGAACCTGAGACCTGAAGCCTCCCTTTCAGATCTTGAGAAAACCTGTAAAGAAGCAAACGAGTACGGTTTCTATGCTTGCTGTATACCACCATTCTTTGTAAAGCAAGCCAGGCAACTAGTTAGGGGCGAGACTAAAGTCGTAACGGTGGTGGGCTTTCCCCATGGTAACTCACCCGTTGAGGCTAAGGAGCTTGAAGTCAAGAGGGCCTTTGAAAGTGGGGCAGACGAGGTTGACGCTGTAATTAATATTTCTCTTGTAAGGAGTGGAAGGATCAATGAGGCTCTAGAAGAGGTGAAAAGATTACTTGAGGTAACGCGAAGCTATGGGGGAGTTTTGAAGATAATTATTGAAACTGGATATTTAGAAGAGAAAACAATTTACGAGGTCTCAAAGGCCCTAGCCGCGACAGGAGTCCATTTTGTAAAGACATCCACAGGGTTTGGTCCGCGTGGGGCTACGCCAGAAGACATCCTGATTATGCGGGATGCAGTAAAGGGGACGGGGACAAAGATAAAGGCCGCTGGCGGCATCCGAACGGGTCTTCAGGCAATGTATTTTTACCTATTAGGCGTCGATAGGATAGGCACAAGCAGCAGCCTACAAATACTGAGCGATCTTAAAAGAATATTCAAGTCATGA
- a CDS encoding hydroxymethylglutaryl-CoA synthase → MKGIASIYGYGAYIPVYRIEAKEIARVHTKGGEKAPIKSKSLPGPDEDSLTMAYEAAKNALKRARIDPSLVEALYIGSESPPYAVKPSATVIAEALGLSRKLYGIDMEFACKAGTTAVISVASLISSGVIKYGMGIGTDTAQGRPGDELEYTAAAGAAAYLLGPLSRESVATIEHTYSYVSDTPDFWRREGEKFPMHTFRFTGEPAYFQHIEGAARGLMEETGLRPGDFNYVVFHQPNVKFPQRMAEILGFTPEQLKLGLLSGEIGNTYAAASLVGLANVLDHAKPGERILVVSFGSGAGSDALSIIVEDGIVERKPLAPSVSYYIKRAKYVDYAFYLKYRRFILGVM, encoded by the coding sequence ATGAAAGGCATCGCATCGATATACGGTTACGGCGCATATATCCCGGTTTACAGAATAGAGGCTAAGGAGATCGCGAGGGTGCACACGAAGGGTGGTGAGAAAGCTCCCATAAAATCTAAGAGCCTCCCCGGACCGGACGAGGACTCTCTAACCATGGCTTATGAGGCAGCTAAAAACGCTCTCAAAAGGGCGAGAATCGACCCCTCACTTGTAGAGGCTCTCTATATTGGCTCCGAGAGCCCCCCTTATGCAGTCAAACCCTCGGCCACAGTAATCGCGGAGGCACTGGGCCTCTCTCGAAAGCTTTACGGCATAGACATGGAGTTCGCGTGTAAGGCAGGCACTACAGCCGTTATTAGCGTCGCCTCACTTATATCTTCTGGAGTGATAAAGTATGGAATGGGTATCGGGACGGACACTGCGCAAGGCCGCCCAGGCGACGAGCTTGAATATACCGCAGCTGCTGGAGCTGCAGCTTATCTATTGGGCCCCTTGTCAAGAGAGAGTGTGGCCACTATCGAACATACTTATAGCTATGTGAGTGATACGCCAGACTTTTGGAGACGAGAAGGGGAGAAATTTCCAATGCATACTTTTAGGTTTACCGGAGAGCCAGCATACTTTCAACACATAGAAGGTGCGGCGAGAGGCCTGATGGAGGAAACAGGCCTAAGACCTGGGGACTTTAACTACGTGGTATTTCATCAGCCAAACGTTAAGTTTCCTCAGCGCATGGCGGAGATCCTAGGATTTACTCCTGAACAATTAAAGCTTGGCCTGCTCTCTGGAGAAATAGGAAACACTTATGCTGCAGCGTCCCTTGTGGGACTGGCAAACGTGTTGGATCACGCGAAGCCCGGGGAGAGAATACTCGTTGTATCATTTGGAAGCGGTGCAGGCTCAGATGCACTTAGCATCATCGTTGAGGATGGTATAGTAGAGAGAAAACCCTTAGCCCCTAGTGTCAGTTATTACATCAAGAGGGCAAAGTATGTTGATTATGCGTTCTACCTAAAATATAGAAGGTTTATTCTAGGGGTGATGTAG
- a CDS encoding thiolase domain-containing protein — protein sequence MGKAYIVGIGATKIDEHWEKGIRDLMTEASLRAIQDAGISKKEIQAIFVGNMSSGYLQGQEHLGSLLATWLGLPGVAANKVEAACASGGAAVHAAYLAVKSGLYDCVLAVGVEKLTDAPTSDATSALIMAEDQEYVAFAGFSFVALNALVYREYMRRFGVRQEDIALFAVHDHKYAANNPLAQYNKPVSLEDVLKSPLVADPIRLLESAPLGDGSAALVICSEEKARRLNKDVFVELAGSALATDILSLHDRPDLTTLSATVKARSMAFKQAGIDVNDIDILEVHDAFTVLGVIHLEDLGFAKKGEGWKLLKEGQLEKDGKIPTNTMGGLKARGHPVGATGVYQIYDLVTQLRGDAGANQVPDPEIGLAQSVGGVGGTVAINVVRRVR from the coding sequence TTGGGAAAAGCCTATATCGTCGGAATCGGCGCCACGAAAATTGACGAACACTGGGAAAAGGGTATACGCGACCTGATGACTGAAGCCTCACTAAGGGCCATACAGGATGCGGGAATATCGAAGAAGGAGATCCAAGCTATATTTGTAGGAAACATGTCATCTGGTTATTTACAAGGTCAGGAGCATTTGGGATCACTGCTGGCCACATGGTTGGGGCTACCCGGGGTAGCAGCAAACAAAGTCGAGGCTGCCTGCGCCAGCGGTGGTGCAGCAGTCCACGCGGCTTATCTGGCTGTTAAATCCGGTCTTTACGACTGCGTGCTAGCAGTGGGCGTGGAGAAGTTAACCGATGCTCCTACCAGTGATGCAACAAGTGCTTTGATAATGGCAGAGGATCAGGAGTACGTCGCTTTTGCTGGCTTCTCGTTTGTAGCCTTAAACGCTCTTGTATACAGAGAGTATATGAGGAGGTTTGGGGTAAGACAAGAGGACATCGCGCTCTTCGCGGTGCATGACCACAAGTATGCAGCAAATAACCCGTTAGCCCAATACAATAAGCCTGTTAGCCTCGAAGATGTCTTAAAATCACCCCTTGTAGCAGATCCTATAAGATTACTTGAAAGCGCACCTTTGGGAGATGGAAGTGCCGCCCTAGTTATTTGCTCGGAGGAAAAGGCTAGGAGACTTAATAAGGATGTTTTCGTGGAGCTTGCAGGTAGCGCCCTCGCCACGGATATTTTAAGCCTCCATGACAGGCCTGATCTGACCACGCTCTCTGCCACAGTGAAGGCAAGATCCATGGCATTTAAGCAGGCTGGGATAGACGTGAATGATATTGACATATTGGAAGTCCATGATGCTTTTACAGTGCTGGGCGTTATTCACCTGGAGGACCTAGGATTTGCCAAGAAAGGTGAAGGGTGGAAGCTACTAAAGGAGGGCCAGCTCGAGAAAGACGGCAAGATTCCCACTAACACCATGGGGGGTCTTAAGGCTAGAGGACACCCTGTTGGAGCAACGGGCGTATACCAAATCTATGATCTTGTAACACAGTTGCGAGGTGATGCAGGGGCCAATCAGGTCCCTGACCCTGAAATAGGTTTGGCACAAAGTGTTGGTGGTGTTGGAGGTACTGTTGCAATAAATGTTGTGAGAAGGGTGAGATAA
- a CDS encoding Zn-ribbon domain-containing OB-fold protein has translation MAYVRSVPRAWRERQNKYRLIGGTCKDCGKTFYPYRGICPVCGSSNVEAKKLPETGTIETFSVVRTPPTEFTGQAPYVVALVRLDDGTLVPAQITDVEPEEVQVGMRVEAVFRRYREQGEKGIIEYGIKFRPVVNLESK, from the coding sequence ATGGCCTATGTGAGGAGTGTTCCGAGAGCATGGAGGGAGAGACAAAACAAGTACAGGTTAATAGGAGGGACCTGTAAGGACTGCGGCAAGACCTTCTACCCCTATCGGGGAATATGCCCAGTATGTGGCTCGAGCAATGTGGAAGCTAAGAAGCTACCTGAGACGGGTACAATAGAGACATTTAGCGTTGTTAGAACACCGCCAACAGAATTTACAGGTCAAGCCCCCTATGTGGTGGCGCTGGTTAGGCTAGACGATGGCACGCTTGTCCCGGCACAGATAACTGACGTTGAGCCCGAAGAGGTTCAAGTGGGGATGCGCGTCGAGGCGGTATTCAGGAGGTACAGAGAGCAGGGTGAGAAGGGAATCATCGAGTACGGCATAAAGTTTAGGCCTGTGGTCAACCTTGAGTCAAAATGA
- a CDS encoding RsmB/NOP family class I SAM-dependent RNA methyltransferase has translation MPRDKELVELVSPIAFRAATRVIERIEAKSISFDAAFQETMQEFKLSAEEQKISFLLAKRTLENIGPPIYLLRKNNKQDLPLRRKGAFYVAFYLASSSPSFTLDRIRALRGGLVSDSLLNLLTPRNLDRLFNELEEMPITLRLSYKESVPPLIVETFLSRFGEKATPEILKSLRYRQVWVRLNDTERKDWLEDYLKRKGFRFRQDKDYPYLLEILPTQEIPLPSLPPEIATYQDKASIIAVEALVSLRLKGVIVDLAAAPCMKASLLCRKIDHDAILLVDISEKRTRACIEIMKATNCNYQVINSDGRFFSSSKLFSAAVVDAPCTNSGAISRDPGLRLALWSLRREDLSRMKQVQLELLTNALKLVHRGALVLYSTCSLFPEEGEEVISSLKIPIKPLQPFLPPNIERTIHKTCGYCYRLYPHVHRTDGFFFSILSPR, from the coding sequence ATGCCTAGAGACAAAGAGCTTGTAGAGCTTGTTTCTCCAATTGCTTTCCGGGCCGCTACAAGGGTCATAGAGAGAATTGAAGCTAAGTCGATATCCTTTGATGCAGCATTTCAGGAGACTATGCAAGAATTCAAACTCTCCGCTGAAGAGCAGAAGATATCTTTTCTTCTCGCGAAGAGAACGCTTGAAAACATTGGGCCACCCATCTACCTATTAAGGAAGAACAACAAACAAGACTTGCCTCTACGGAGAAAAGGAGCTTTTTATGTCGCTTTCTATTTAGCCTCCTCATCTCCCAGCTTCACACTAGATAGGATAAGAGCCCTAAGGGGTGGCCTTGTTAGCGACTCTCTACTTAACCTTCTAACACCTAGAAACTTAGATCGGCTTTTTAACGAGCTCGAGGAAATGCCTATTACGTTGCGTTTATCTTACAAGGAGAGCGTCCCACCTCTTATAGTGGAAACATTTCTCTCACGTTTCGGCGAGAAAGCAACCCCCGAGATATTAAAGTCTCTAAGATATCGGCAAGTGTGGGTTAGGCTGAATGATACTGAGAGAAAGGATTGGCTTGAAGACTACTTGAAGAGGAAAGGGTTCAGGTTTAGGCAAGATAAAGATTATCCATATCTTCTAGAGATTTTGCCGACACAGGAGATACCTCTTCCTTCTCTACCACCTGAAATTGCAACTTATCAGGACAAGGCGAGCATTATAGCAGTCGAAGCTCTCGTATCGCTTAGACTAAAAGGAGTAATAGTTGATTTAGCTGCAGCTCCTTGCATGAAGGCCTCATTACTTTGCCGTAAAATAGACCACGACGCAATTCTGTTGGTAGATATCTCAGAAAAAAGAACAAGAGCATGTATCGAAATAATGAAAGCTACAAACTGCAATTATCAAGTAATTAACTCAGATGGTAGATTTTTCTCGAGCTCAAAGCTCTTTAGCGCAGCCGTAGTCGATGCTCCCTGTACAAATAGCGGAGCTATATCGCGGGATCCCGGGCTAAGACTTGCTCTCTGGAGCTTAAGAAGGGAGGATCTAAGCAGAATGAAACAAGTCCAGCTAGAACTACTTACAAACGCTTTAAAACTTGTTCATCGTGGAGCCCTGGTTCTATACTCCACATGTTCTCTTTTCCCGGAAGAAGGAGAAGAAGTAATCTCTTCTCTGAAGATCCCGATCAAGCCACTTCAGCCATTCCTGCCGCCTAACATTGAGCGGACTATACACAAGACGTGCGGGTACTGTTATAGACTCTACCCACATGTTCATCGAACAGACGGTTTCTTCTTTTCTATTCTCTCCCCCCGATAA